In a genomic window of Gossypium arboreum isolate Shixiya-1 chromosome 9, ASM2569848v2, whole genome shotgun sequence:
- the LOC108456653 gene encoding rust resistance kinase Lr10-like isoform X1, translated as MMFLLLVAFMLMVDEGGVAALDSEICKVTSCKRYGPPVRFPFWLKDQRCGYPDPGFQLSCSQNKQTMLHLPRSVKMTVQYIDYEKQTIDVSGPDGETCLYQQLPSLNLSASPFKFFGQLQNITLFNCSEKSDKDSYGVGACPIIALPPDTRNNFNLVNCTKFVDISAIPRDFEFGITLQWSKPMCIECEAQGRSCRLKNVSTPPQTECYDTPKPSNQTGLPTKVKLIITGAILTSFLILLTVIGLYYVYHQEKKKKESQGKIEKFLEDYKAFKPSRYSFADIKRTTNEFKDKLGQGGYGTVFKGRLSNDVLVAVKILNDSKGNGEEFINEVGSMSRIHHVNVTRLVGFCADGYKRALVYEYLPNESLEKFIFSAKGENHVLGWNKLQDIALGIAKGIEYLHQGCEQRILHFDIKPHNILLDQNFNPKISDFGLAKLCSKDQSAVSMTAARGTMGYIAPEVLSRNFGNVSYKSDVYSFGMLLLEMVGGRKNINVTVENTSQVYFPEWAYNHLDNGEETRIRIENESHSEIARKLTIVGLWCIQWYPVDRPSMKVVIQMLEGEADSLTKPPNPFGAADHMKMSAFKYKKPVNIELAVIAE; from the exons ATGATGTTCCTTCTCCTTGTTGCCTTCATGTTGATGGTGGATGAAGGTGGTGTAGCAGCACTAGATTCTGAAATATGCAAGGTCACAAGCTGCAAACGCTACGGCCCACCTGTCCGATTTCCCTTCTGGTTAAAAGACCAGCGCTGTGGCTATCCTGATCCTGGCTTCCAACTCTCCTGCTCCCAAAATAAACAGACCATGCTCCACCTGCCACGGTCAGTGAAGATGACGGTCCAGTATATAGATTACGAAAAACAGACAATTGACGTATCTGGTCCGGATGGTGAGACTTGCCTCTATCAGCAGCTTCCTTCTCTCAATTTATCAGCATCTCCGTTCAAATTCTTCGGACAACTACAAAACATTACATTGTTCAATTGTTCAGAAAAGTCAGACAAAGATAGCTATGGAGTCGGTGCCTGTCCAATTATAGCTTTACCTCCCGATACTCGCAACAACTTTAACCTCGTCAATTGCACCAAATTTGTTGACATCTCAGCAATTCCTCGAGATTTTGAATTTGGTATTACCTTACAATGGTCCAAACCCATGTGCATTGAATGTGAAGCACAAGGAAGAAGTTGTAGACTGAAGAATGTTAGTACACCACCTCAAACAGAGTGTTATGACACCCCCAAACCCAGCAACCAAACAG GGCTTCCTACGAAGGTAAAGCTAATTATTACAG GTGCAATCCTAACTTCGTTTCTTATTCTACTGACTGTCATTGGACTATACTATGTATACCATcaggagaagaaaaagaaagagagccAAGGCAAGATTGAAAAGTTTTTAGAAGATTATAAAGCTTTTAAGCCCTCAAGATACTCTTTTGCTGATATTAAGAGGACAACAAATGAATTCAAGGACAAACTCGGGCAGGGTGGTTACGGAACCGTGTTCAAAGGAAGGCTGTCTAATGATGTTTTGGTAGCTGTTAAGATCCTCAATGACTCCAAAGGCAATGGGGAAGAGTTCATCAACGAAGTGGGCTCCATGAGCAGAATCCACCATGTCAATGTGACTCGCTTAGTCGGATTTTGTGCTGATGGATACAAACGAGCACTTGTTTATGAATACTTACCGAATGAGTCATTAGAGAAGTTCATATTTTCAGCCAAGGGCGAGAATCATGTCCTTGGTTGGAATAAGCTTCAAGATATTGCCTTAGGTATAGCCAAAGGGATTGAATACCTACATCAAGGTTGCGAGCAACGGATCCTACATTTCGACATCAAACCTCACAATATTTTGTTAGACCAGAACTTCAATCCTAAGATATCTGATTTTGGTCTAGCTAAGTTGTGTTCCAAGGATCAAAGTGCAGTTTCTATGACAGCAGCCAGAGGAACCATGGGCTATATAGCACCCGAGGTCTTATCTAGGAACTTTGGGAACGTTTCATATAAATCAGATGTTTATAGTTTCGGAATGCTACTACTTGAAATGGTTGGAGGGAGAAAAAACATCAATGTCACAGTGGAGAACACAAGCCAGGTGTACTTCCCAGAATGGGCGTATAATCATTTGGACAATGGAGAAGAGACAAGAATAAGAATTGAAAACGAAAGCCATTCCGAGATTGCAAGAAAACTTACGATTGTTGGACTTTGGTGCATTCAATGGTATCCAGTAGATCGTCCTTCAATGAAAGTTGTGATTCAAATGTTGGAAGGTGAAGCAGACAGTCTCACTAAGCCACCAAATCCTTTTGGAGCCGCAGATCATATGAAGATGAGTGCTTTCAAATATAAAAAACCTGTTAATATAGAGCTAGCAGTTATTGCTGAGTAA
- the LOC108456653 gene encoding rust resistance kinase Lr10-like isoform X2, with product MMFLLLVAFMLMVDEGGVAALDSEICKVTSCKRYGPPVRFPFWLKDQRCGYPDPGFQLSCSQNKQTMLHLPRSVKMTVQYIDYEKQTIDVSGPDGETCLYQQLPSLNLSASPFKFFGQLQNITLFNCSEKSDKDSYGVGACPIIALPPDTRNNFNLVNCTKFVDISAIPRDFEFGITLQWSKPMCIECEAQGRSCRLKNVSTPPQTECYDTPKPSNQTGLPTKEKKKKESQGKIEKFLEDYKAFKPSRYSFADIKRTTNEFKDKLGQGGYGTVFKGRLSNDVLVAVKILNDSKGNGEEFINEVGSMSRIHHVNVTRLVGFCADGYKRALVYEYLPNESLEKFIFSAKGENHVLGWNKLQDIALGIAKGIEYLHQGCEQRILHFDIKPHNILLDQNFNPKISDFGLAKLCSKDQSAVSMTAARGTMGYIAPEVLSRNFGNVSYKSDVYSFGMLLLEMVGGRKNINVTVENTSQVYFPEWAYNHLDNGEETRIRIENESHSEIARKLTIVGLWCIQWYPVDRPSMKVVIQMLEGEADSLTKPPNPFGAADHMKMSAFKYKKPVNIELAVIAE from the exons ATGATGTTCCTTCTCCTTGTTGCCTTCATGTTGATGGTGGATGAAGGTGGTGTAGCAGCACTAGATTCTGAAATATGCAAGGTCACAAGCTGCAAACGCTACGGCCCACCTGTCCGATTTCCCTTCTGGTTAAAAGACCAGCGCTGTGGCTATCCTGATCCTGGCTTCCAACTCTCCTGCTCCCAAAATAAACAGACCATGCTCCACCTGCCACGGTCAGTGAAGATGACGGTCCAGTATATAGATTACGAAAAACAGACAATTGACGTATCTGGTCCGGATGGTGAGACTTGCCTCTATCAGCAGCTTCCTTCTCTCAATTTATCAGCATCTCCGTTCAAATTCTTCGGACAACTACAAAACATTACATTGTTCAATTGTTCAGAAAAGTCAGACAAAGATAGCTATGGAGTCGGTGCCTGTCCAATTATAGCTTTACCTCCCGATACTCGCAACAACTTTAACCTCGTCAATTGCACCAAATTTGTTGACATCTCAGCAATTCCTCGAGATTTTGAATTTGGTATTACCTTACAATGGTCCAAACCCATGTGCATTGAATGTGAAGCACAAGGAAGAAGTTGTAGACTGAAGAATGTTAGTACACCACCTCAAACAGAGTGTTATGACACCCCCAAACCCAGCAACCAAACAG GGCTTCCTACGAAG gagaagaaaaagaaagagagccAAGGCAAGATTGAAAAGTTTTTAGAAGATTATAAAGCTTTTAAGCCCTCAAGATACTCTTTTGCTGATATTAAGAGGACAACAAATGAATTCAAGGACAAACTCGGGCAGGGTGGTTACGGAACCGTGTTCAAAGGAAGGCTGTCTAATGATGTTTTGGTAGCTGTTAAGATCCTCAATGACTCCAAAGGCAATGGGGAAGAGTTCATCAACGAAGTGGGCTCCATGAGCAGAATCCACCATGTCAATGTGACTCGCTTAGTCGGATTTTGTGCTGATGGATACAAACGAGCACTTGTTTATGAATACTTACCGAATGAGTCATTAGAGAAGTTCATATTTTCAGCCAAGGGCGAGAATCATGTCCTTGGTTGGAATAAGCTTCAAGATATTGCCTTAGGTATAGCCAAAGGGATTGAATACCTACATCAAGGTTGCGAGCAACGGATCCTACATTTCGACATCAAACCTCACAATATTTTGTTAGACCAGAACTTCAATCCTAAGATATCTGATTTTGGTCTAGCTAAGTTGTGTTCCAAGGATCAAAGTGCAGTTTCTATGACAGCAGCCAGAGGAACCATGGGCTATATAGCACCCGAGGTCTTATCTAGGAACTTTGGGAACGTTTCATATAAATCAGATGTTTATAGTTTCGGAATGCTACTACTTGAAATGGTTGGAGGGAGAAAAAACATCAATGTCACAGTGGAGAACACAAGCCAGGTGTACTTCCCAGAATGGGCGTATAATCATTTGGACAATGGAGAAGAGACAAGAATAAGAATTGAAAACGAAAGCCATTCCGAGATTGCAAGAAAACTTACGATTGTTGGACTTTGGTGCATTCAATGGTATCCAGTAGATCGTCCTTCAATGAAAGTTGTGATTCAAATGTTGGAAGGTGAAGCAGACAGTCTCACTAAGCCACCAAATCCTTTTGGAGCCGCAGATCATATGAAGATGAGTGCTTTCAAATATAAAAAACCTGTTAATATAGAGCTAGCAGTTATTGCTGAGTAA
- the LOC108456651 gene encoding NF-X1-type zinc finger protein NFXL1, with protein sequence MSFQGRNRSRNPSQSTRQEWVPRGSSSTTTTVESSSTAASNSTPNVNQTSTRNDNRYRQTGRPTNHRRDREKGRSETQVAVRKEVDPNLPQLVQEIQDKLIKSTVECMICYDMVPRSGAIWSCSSCYSIFHLNCIKKWARAPTSVDLVAEKNQGFNWRCPGCQSVQFTSSKEIRYVCFCGKRTDPPSDLYLTPHSCGEPCGKPLEKELGLGSRVMKDELCPHVCVLQCHPGPCPPCKAFAPPRLCPCGKKVITTRCSDRKSVLTCGQRCGKLLECGRHQCERICHVGACDPCKVLINAPCFCKKKVEVVICGDMVVKGKVKAEDGIFSCSSKCGKKLRCGNHYCDENCHPGPCGDCELMPSKIRSCYCGKTSLQEQRQSCLDPIPTCSETCAKFLPCQVHRCDQVCHAGNCPPCLVLVTQKCLCGSTSRRVECYKTTLENERFTCDKPCGRKKSCGRHRCSERCCPLSNSNSLRSGGWDPHFCQMACGKKLRCGQHSCESLCHSGHCPPCLETIFTDLTCACGRTSIPPPLPCGTPPPSCQLPCSVPQPCGHSSSHSCHFGDCPPCSVPVAKECIGGHVVLRNIPCGSKDIRCNKLCGKTRQCGLHACGRTCHPAPCDASSGAEPGVRTSCGQTCGAPRRDCRHTCSAPCHPSAPCPDVRCDFRVTITCSCGRLSATVPCDAGGCTGGFNADTVFEASIIQKLPVPLQLVESTGKKIPLGQRKLMCDDECAKLERKRILADAFDITPPNLDALHFGENLVASEVLFDLYRRDPKWVLAVEERCKLLVLGKNRGTTTGLKVHVFCPMLKDKRDAIRIIAERWKLTISAAGWEPKRFIVVHVTAKSKPPARIIGAKVSTSTGALHPPVFDPPVDMDPRLVVSFLDLPRESDISALVLRFGGECELVWLNDKNALAVFSDPARAATAMRRLDHGSIYTGAIAFVQSGGASSANNAWGGTGPSSAVKANPWKKAVVQELGWKEDSWGGDESLGVTSDPGSAWKGKDAPIAASVNRWSVLDSETGVSSSSGAVRSEDPSKLAGVQSLSKMDSNAANSSSARLLGGGLNETEPLEVVDDWEKAYE encoded by the coding sequence ATGAGCTTTCAAGGCCGAAATAGATCAAGAAACCCTTCACAAAGCACTCGTCAAGAATGGGTTCCTAGAGGATCTTCATCCACAACCACCACCGTTGAAAGCAGCTCAACGGCCGCCTCTAATTCAACCCCTAATGTCAACCAAACCTCAACACGAAATGATAATAGGTACAGACAAACTGGTCGGCCCACCAACCATAGGAGAGATAGGGAAAAGGGAAGGAGTGAGACTCAGGTGGCGGTAAGGAAGGAGGTTGATCCTAATTTGCCACAGCTTGTGCAGGAAATTCAGGACAAGCTTATAAAGAGTACGGTTGAATGTATGATTTGTTATGATATGGTACCGAGGTCTGGTGCTATATGGTCGTGCTCAAGTTGTTATTCTATCTTTCACCTCAATTGTATTAAGAAATGGGCGAGGGCACCCACTTCTGTTGATTTGGTGGCCGAGAAGAATCAGGGTTTTAATTGGCGTTGTCCGGGCTGTCAGTCTGTGCAGTTCACATCCTCTAAGGAGATACGGTATGTTTGCTTTTGTGGAAAGAGGACCGACCCTCCTTCTGATTTGTACTTGACTCCGCATTCATGCGGGGAGCCCTGTGGAAAGCCCCTTGAGAAGGAGCTGGGATTAGGTTCTAGGGTGATGAAGGATGAACTTTGCCCTCATGTTTGTGTCTTGCAATGTCACCCTGGTCCATGTCCTCCTTGTAAGGCGTTTGCTCCACCACGTTTGTGTCCTTGTGGTAAGAAAGTTATTACAACCAGATGTTCTGATAGGAAGTCGGTTCTTACTTGTGGTCAGCGGTGTGGTAAACTTCTTGAGTGTGGGCGCCATCAGTGTGAACGTATTTGCCATGTCGGAGCTTGTGATCCTTGCAAAGTTCTAATTAATGCCCCCTGTTTCTGCAAGAAAAAGGTTGAAGTTGTCATCTGCGGTGACATGGTTGTGAAGGGAAAGGTGAAAGCAGAAGATGGCATTTTTTCTTGTAGTTCAAAGTGTGGAAAGAAGCTTAGATGTGGTAACCATTACTGTGATGAAAATTGCCATCCTGGTCCTTGTGGGGATTGTGAGCTGATGCCAAGCAAGATCAGGTCTTGTTACTGTGGGAAAACAAGCTTGCAGGAGCAAAGGCAAAGTTGTTTGGACCCAATTCCAACTTGTTCAGAGACATGTGCCAAGTTCCTTCCTTGTCAAGTGCACCGATGTGACCAAGTCTGTCATGCTGGGAACTGTCCACCTTGTCTAGTTCTTGTCACCCAAAAATGCCTCTGTGGATCAACTTCGCGGAGGGTGGAATGCTACAAAACAACACTTGAAAATGAGAGATTTACATGTGACAAGCCTTGTGGGCGTAAGAAGAGTTGTGGTAGACATCGATGTAGTGAGCGATGCTGCCCTCTCTCAAACTCTAATAGTCTTCGCTCCGGTGGTTGGGATCCACACTTCTGCCAAATGGCATGTGGGAAGAAGCTGAGGTGTGGACAGCATTCTTGTGAATCTCTTTGTCACAGTGGTCACTGCCCCCCATGCTTGGAAACGATCTTTACTGATTTGACATGTGCTTGTGGAAGAACTTCAATCCCTCCACCATTGCCTTGTGGTACACCACCACCTTCATGTCAACTTCCATGCTCAGTTCCTCAGCCTTGTGGCCATTCGTCTTCTCACAGCTGCCATTTTGGAGACTGTCCACCTTGTTCTGTGCCTGTGGCGAAGGAATGCATTGGAGGACATGTTGTTCTTAGGAACATTCCTTGTGGGTCAAAAGATATCAGATGTAACAAGCTCTGCGGGAAGACCAGGCAATGTGGATTACATGCATGTGGGAGGACATGTCACCCAGCGCCATGTGATGCATCATCTGGAGCTGAGCCTGGTGTCAGGACCTCTTGTGGGCAGACATGTGGTGCCCCTCGGAGAGACTGCAGGCATACATGTTCTGCACCTTGTCATCCCTCTGCACCATGTCCTGATGTTAGGTGTGATTTTCGAGTTACAATCACGTGTTCTTGTGGCCGGCTAAGCGCAACTGTCCCTTGCGATGCTGGGGGCTGTACTGGTGGCTTCAATGCTGATACAGTTTTTGAAGCTTCTATTATCCAAAAATTGCCCGTGCCTCTTCAACTAGTGGAATCAACTGGCAAAAAGATTCCTCTTGGACAAAGGAAGCTTATGTGTGATGATGAATGTGCTAAGTTGGAGCGCAAACGGATTCTTGCAGATGCCTTTGACATCACTCCCCCAAATTTGGACGCACTTCATTTTGGTGAGAATTTGGTTGCGTCAGAGGTGCTTTTTGACCTGTACAGGCGTGATCCGAAGTGGGTTCTAGCTGTAGAAGAGAGATGCAAGCTTTTGGTACTTGGCAAGAACAGAGGAACAACAACGGGTCTGAAGGTTCATGTGTTCTGTCCAATGCTGAAGGATAAGAGAGATGCTATCAGGATAATAGCAGAAAGGTGGAAGCTTACTATTAGTGCTGCTGGTTGGGAGCCCAAACGTTTTATTGTGGTTCATGTTACTGCCAAATCCAAACCACCAGCTCGCATCATTGGGGCTAAAGTGTCGACCAGTACTGGGGCGTTACACCCTCCTGTTTTTGATCCTCCAGTAGACATGGATCCAAGGCTTGTTGTTTCTTTCCTAGATTTGCCCCGAGAATCTGATATAAGTGCATTAGTGTTGAGGTTTGGTGGGGAGTGTGAACTTGTTTGGTTGAATGACAAGAATGCATTGGCTGTATTTAGTGATCCTGCTCGAGCTGCAACAGCTATGAGGAGATTGGATCATGGATCAATTTATACTGGGGCAATTGCCTTTGTTCAAAGTGGTGGAGCATCATCTGCTAATAATGCGTGGGGAGGAACAGGGCCAAGTTCTGCTGTAAAGGCAAATCCATGGAAGAAGGCTGTGGTGCAGGAGCTTGGTTGGAAGGAAGATTCATGGGGTGGTGATGAGTCTCTTGGTGTCACTTCAGATCCGGGCTCTGCATGGAAAGGCAAAGATGCTCCAATTGCTGCTTCAGTTAACCGCTGGAGTGTTCTGGATTCTGAAACAGGTGTAAGCTCATCTTCTGGAGCAGTTCGATCAGAAGATCCTTCAAAGCTGGCTGGGGTTCAATCCTTGTCAAAAATGGATTCAAATGCTGCCAATTCAAGTTCAGCTAGGCTGCTGGGTGGGGGTTTAAATGAAACAGAGCCATTGGAGGTTGTAGATGATTGGGAAAAGGCTTATGAATGA
- the LOC108456652 gene encoding PR5-like receptor kinase produces the protein MLTKLAATLGLLSLAAFSFFEAVNGARRLTSVGCNPSSCGNLTNIRSPFRLKADPPQCGPPSYELICQNNRTFLSSDLGFYVADIFYDGFGTIRLVDQSLDAKQCSILPKSLVCGEVTDFIYFVSCRAPMASSLYVDAAPCANASSPYPYFYALFSADSLNATGFDESCTVEIQVPRPVRLQSSNISALRRLSIFDIHRELLMGYDVPSECAYTPRSSNNITLAKILWRLKFILYNYFDSFRIFLAHGFPSLVTYTNYYTSRTQFIFLILTGVAIAIRTLIGVSSLSIVVVFKFRRRHLCVDDTIEEFLRMQNKLMPIRYSYSDIKRMTESFKEKLGQGGFGSVFKGKLRSGHFVAIKLLELSKSQGQDFINEVATIGRIHHVNVVRLVGFCVEGSKQALVYDFMPNSSLDKVIFSKEKNINLSWEKVFEIAIGVAQGIEYLHQGCIMQILHFDIKPHNILLDENFTPKVSDFGLAKLNAIDNSIVSLTAARGTLGYIAPELFYKNIGNITHKADVYSFGMLLMEMAGRRSNLNAQARQSSEIYFPSWIYDRFDRGEDLEVEDATESEKKTVRKMIIVAFWCIQIKPTDRPSMSKVLEMLEGNVELLEIPPKPFLLSMERSSEDFEDELTTSADDATTTMSMEGAEYNIHSSND, from the exons ATGTTAACAAAACTTGCAGCAACATTAGGCTTGCTTTCCCTTGCTGCTTTCTCATTTTTTGAAGCTGTTAATGGTGCGAGACGACTCACAAGTGTAGGCTGTAACCCCTCTTCCTGCGGAAATTTAACCAACATCAGGTCCCCTTTCAGATTAAAAGCCGACCCTCCCCAGTGTGGCCCTCCTTCCTATGAACTGATTTGCCAAAATAACCGCACCTTCTTGAGCAGTGATTTGGGTTTCTATGTTGCAGACATCTTTTATGATGGCTTTGGAACAATTCGATTGGTGGATCAGAGTCTGGACGCTAAACAATGCTCCATTCTTCCTAAATCCCTTGTATGCGGAGAAGTTACTGATTTTATCTATTTTGTGAGTTGCCGAGCACCCATGGCCTCTTCTCTCTACGTCGACGCCGCTCCTTGCGCGAACGCCTCCTCTCCCTACCCTTACTTTTATGCTTTATTTAGCGCCGACTCGCTGAACGCCACTGGTTTTGATGAGTCTTGCACCGTGGAAATCCAGGTGCCGAGACCCGTTCGGTTGCAGTCTTCTAACATCAGCGCTCTGCGTCGTCTATCCATTTTCGATATTCACCGGGAGCTTCTCATGGGTTATGACGTGCCATCGGAATGCGCATACACGCCTCGTTCCAGCAACAACATCACACTTGCCAAAAT ATTATGGCGGTTGAAGTTCATCCTCTACAATTACTTCGATAGCTTTCGAATATTTCTCGCCCACGGCTTTCCATCGCTGGTCACTTATACTAATTATTATACTTCAA GGACCCAGTTTATCTTCCTTATTCTAACAG GAGTTGCTATTGCTATTAGAACTCTAATCGGGGTTTCAAGCTTGAGTATAGTTGTAGTATTTAAGTTTCGAAGAAGACACTTGTGTGTGGATGATACAATTGAAGAATTTCTTCGAATGCAAAACAAGTTAATGCCCATAAGATATTCTTATTCAGACATAAAGAGAATGACAGAATCCTTTAAAGAAAAATTAGGGCAGGGTGGCTTTGGATCTGTATTCAAAGGAAAGCTTCGAAGCGGTCATTTTGTTGCAATAAAGTTGTTAGAATTGTCAAAATCTCAAGGGCAAGATTTTATCAATGAAGTTGCTACCATTGGAAGAATTCATCATGTTAATGTGGTAAGACTTGTGGGGTTTTGTGTAGAAGGATCGAAACAAGCCCTTGTTTATGATTTTATGCCAAATAGTTCTTTAGATAAGGTCatattttcaaaagaaaagaaCATCAATTTGAGCTGGGAAAAAGTATTTGAGATTGCAATCGGAGTAGCTCAAGGAATAGAATACTTGCACCAGGGATGTATTATGCAGATTTTGCATTTTGATATCAAACCGCATAACATTCTTCTAGATGAAAACTTCACCCCAAAAGTCTCAGATTTTGGTCTTGCAAAATTGAATGCTATAGATAACAGTATTGTGTCTCTCACTGCAGCACGAGGTACTCTCGGATATATTGCTCCAGAATTGTTTTACAAGAACATTGGCAATATCACACATAAGGCTGATGTTTATAGTTTCGGAATGTTGTTAATGGAAATGGCGGGAAggagaagcaatttgaatgcaCAAGCCAGACAATCTAGTGAAATATATTTTCCTTCTTGGATTTATGACCGATTTGATAGAGGGGAGGATTTAGAAGTGGAAGATGCCACTGAGAGCGAAAAGAAAACTGTAAGGAAAATGATCATAGTTGCTTTCTGGTGTATACAAATAAAGCCTACGGATCGTCCTTCGATGAGTAAGGTTTTAGAAATGCTTGAAGGCAATGTTGAGCTCCTTGAAATACCTCCAAAGCCATTTCTATTATCTATGGAAAGATCATCTGAGGACTTTGAAGATGAGCTCACCACATCAGCCGATGATGCTACTACTACCATGAGCATGGAAGGGGCAGAGTATAATATTCATAGCTCAAATGACTAA